The following coding sequences are from one Ficedula albicollis isolate OC2 chromosome 14, FicAlb1.5, whole genome shotgun sequence window:
- the CCNF gene encoding cyclin-F — translation MVFTQGTTMVVHCRCSRCFSFPSKRRIIKRPRVLTFLNLPEDVLFHILKGLPAADILSVRAVHSHLKYLVDNHSSVWAHASFQDLWPSPNHLRMFERAAECGNFEAAVKLSLAYLYNEGLSITGHGRAEVNGIKASHYFSLAEHLNVCAVPFIWLFIRPPWSFSGSCCKAVVYESLKAECQLDKAQKGSILHSLAKVLNFFEDEGKKKESLELLEESSKQGCLISSYLLWENNRKAAMSDPGRYLQSLRKLRDYAAKGCWEAQIALAKACGNGSQLGLEAKSSREMVSQIFQASLPISKQSIFTVQKGMNEIMRYILVDWLVEVATMKDFSSLCLHMTVGCVDRYLKLRPVPRARLQLLGIACMVICTRFISKEMLTIREAVWLTDNSYKYEELVRMMGEIISALEGKIRIPTILDYKEVLSSIVSLERRTLHLYSFICELSLLNTSLSVYSPAQLAAAALLLAQILHGQAHPWTSQLSECTGFSQEDLLPCVLNLHQKCFHDDVPKDYRQVSLMAVKQRFEDERYEEIGKEQVMSYSQLCSLLGVKQEDPEPSPLQRNVVEIQTFLSSPSGKRAKRRREDSIEDDRGSFVTTPTAELSSQEESLLDNFLDWSLDSCSGYEGDQESEGEREGDVTSPSGILDVTVLYLDPAEHCGQDSSDEDSLPGEWDGSGAPLREGELPGAYLTPRNPNPEGSSGYSSVNTASPTSSVEGSPGAPPKPTSALPHGNSINREPCQPHHLHRRQVKRKNMAEHTEERLNLGFLSL, via the exons ATGGTGTTTACTCAAGGTACAACGATGG tggtTCACTGTAGATGTTCcagatgcttttctttcccttcaaaGCGAAGGATAATAAAACGGCCTCGAGTCCTGACATTCTTGAACCTCCCCGAGGATGTTCTGTTTCACATCCTGAAGGgcctccctgctgcagacatCCTCTCAGTCAGAGCT GTGCACTCACATCTTAAATACCTTGTGGATAATCATTCCAGTGTTTGGGCACATGCAAGTTTCCAAGACCTGTGGCCATCTCCAAACCATCTGAGGATGTTTGAAAG GGCTGCTGAATGTGGTAACTTTGAAGCTGCTGTGAAGCTGAGCTTGGCTTACCTGTACAACGAAGGCT TGTCCATCACAGGCCATGGGCGTGCAGAAGTGAATGGAATAAAGGCATCTCACTACTTCAGCTTGGCAGAGCACCTGAATGTGTGTGCAGTCCCCTTCATCTGGCTCTTCATCCGTCCTCCCTGGTCCTTCTCTGGAAGCTGCTGTAAAGCTGTGGTCTATGAGAGTCTCAAGGCAGAGTGTCAGCTTGACAAG GCTCAGAAGGGATCTATTCTCCACAGCTTGGCTAAGGTTTTGAATTTCTTTGAG gatgaaggaaaaaagaaagaatcccTTGAACTGCTTGAAGAATCGTCAAAACAGGGTTGTTTAATCAGCTCCTACCTCCTTTGGGAAAACAATAGAAAAGCTGCT ATGTCGGATCCTGGCAGATACCTCCAAAGTCTCAGGAAGCTACGAGACTACGCAGCCAAGGGCTGCTGGGAAGCACAG ATAGCTTTAGCCAAAGCTTGTGGGAATGGAAGCCAACTAGGATTAGAAGCAAAATCTTCCAGGGAAATGGTTTCTCAAATCTTTCAAGCTTCCCTTCCTATCAGCAAGCAAAGCATCTTCACTGTGCAGAAAGGAATGAATGAAATAATGAG GTATATCCTGGTGGATTGGCTGGTGGAAGTGGCTACCATGAAGGACTTTTCTAGCCTGTGCCTTCACATGACAGTGGGATGTGTGGACCGTTACTTGAAGCTGAGACCTGTACCTCGTGCTCGGCTCCAGCTTTTGGGAATAGCCTGCATGGTCATTTGCACACG TTTCATCAGCAAAGAGATGCTGACAATACGGGAAGCTGTGTGGCTTACAGACAACTCCTACAAATACGAAGAGTTGGTCAGAATGATGGGAGAGATAATTTCTGCCTTAGAAGGGAAGATAAGG ATACCCACTATTTTGGACTACAAAGAAGTTCTGTCAAGCATTGTCTCACTAGAGAGAAGAACTCTTCACCTTTACAGCTTCATCTGTGAGCTGTCCCTCCTGAACACAAGCCTCAGTGTGtattccccagcccagctggctgctgctgcactgctgctggcccagATATTGCATGGACAAG CACACCCCTGGACCAGCCAGCTGTCTGAGTGCACTGGTTTCTCTCAAGAAGACCTGTTGCCCTGTGTGCTGAACCTCCACCAAAAGTG CTTCCATGATGATGTCCCAAAGGATTATAGGCAGGTGTCCCTAATGGCAGTGAAGCAGAGATTTGAAGATGAGCGCTATGAAGAAATAGGCAAAGAACAG gtTATGAGttacagccagctctgctcattGTTGGGTGTGAAACAGGAAGACCCAGAGCCCAGTCCCTTGCAAAGGAACGTAGTGGAAATTCAGACTTTCCTCAGCTCTCCCTCTGGAAAGAGAGCTAAAAG AAGGAGGGAAGACAGCATTGAGGATGACAGAGGCAGCTTTGTGACTacacccacagcagagctgtcctcCCAGGAAGAAAGTCTGCTGGACAACTTCCTTGACTGGAGTTTAGATTCCTGCTCTGGTTATGAAGGTGATCAGGAAAGTGAAGGCGAGCGAGAAGGAGATG TGACCAGCCCCAGTGGGATCCTGGATGTGACAGTGCTGTACCTGGACCCTGCAGAGCACTGTGGCCAGGACTCCAGTGATGAGGACAGTCTGCCTGGGGAGTGGGATGGCTCTGGGGCACCCCTCAGGGagggggagctgccaggggcaTATCTCACCCCAAGGAATCCCAACCCAGAGGGGAGCTCGGGCTACTCTTCTGTCAACACTGCCAGTCCTACATCTTCTGTTGaaggcagccctggagctcctcCCAAACCTACCTCAGCACTGCCCCACGGCAATTCCATCAACAGGGAGCCGTGCCAGCCCCatcacctgcacaggaggcaaGTCAAGAGGAAAAACATGGCAGAACACACTGAAGAAAGGCTGAACTTGGGCTTCTTAAGCCTCTGA
- the VRK3 gene encoding inactive serine/threonine-protein kinase VRK3 yields the protein MPRCFCDLSRAALAACQGAELLEQAQSASGTCPQKQSYSLKLDAKDGRIYNEQNFFQRAAKAGTVEKWKKWHSVPLLGIPNCVGFGLHADSYRFLVFSDLGRSLQSVLSDGLHLLREKAAFQIAIRVLDCLEYIHENEYVHGDITAENIYLNPADLTQVTLAGYGFAFRYCPGGKHVARREGSRTPHEGTVEFISLDSHKGTGPSRRSDLESLGYCLLKWLCGILPWSDELDKVKAVVEQKERYRKDVRCLLQLCFRQRSIPDALESYLEQVMALEYEEKPDYAALRQLFGKPLEKMKSSAYDSVDVRVVP from the exons ATGCCCAGATGCTTCTGTGACTTAAGCAGAGCTGCACTTGCAGCATGTCAgggtgctgagctcctggagcaaG CGCAGTCAGCATCTGGAACCTGTCCTCAAAAGCAAAGCTACTCCCTCAAACTT GATGCCAAAGATGGGAGGATCTACAATGAACAGAATTTCTTCCAGAGAGCTGCAAAGGCAGGCACAG TGGAGAAGTGGAAGAAGTGGCAttctgtgccactgctgggcaTCCCCAACTGCGTTGGCTTTGGACTGCATGCAGACAGCTACAG GTTTTTGGTGTTCTCTGACTTGGGGCGATCTCTTCAGTCGGTCCTGAGTGATGGCCTGCACCTGCTGAGGGAGAAGGCAGCTTTTCAGATTGCAATTCGTGTG CTAGACTGCCTGGAATACATTCATGAGAATGAGTATGTGCATGGGGACATCACTGCTGAGAACATCTATTTGAACCCAGCAGACCTCACACAG gtgACCCTCGCTGGCTACGGCTTCGCATTCCGGTACTGCCCCGGGGGGAAGCACGTGGCTCGGCGTGAGGGCAGCAGGACCCCTCACGAGGGCACCGTGGAGTTCATCAGCCTGGACAGCCACAAGGGCACAG GACCATCTCGACGGAGTGACTTGGAATCTCTGGGCTACTGTCTTCTGAAATGGCTCTGTGGCATTTTGCCTTGGTCTGATGAGCTGGACAAAGTAAAAGCTGTGGTAGAACAGAAAGAAAG GTACAGAAAGGATGTGAGATGCCTTCTCCAACTGTGCTTCAGGCAGAGATCCATTCCAG ATGCCCTGGAGAGCTACCTGGAGCAGGTGATGGCACTGGAGTACGAGGAGAAGCCTGACTATGCAGCCCTGCGGCAGCTCTTTGGGAAACCACTGGAAAAGATGAAATCTTCAGCTTATGACTCCGTGGATGTCCGAGTGGTGCCCTGA